The following coding sequences lie in one Treponema socranskii subsp. buccale genomic window:
- a CDS encoding ABC transporter permease, with translation MKKRKIGSLKFIPAILTVFSVVLVWSVVCRLGIISSYILPSPERCFNSLIAMIKSGDIFVDIGISLSRVARGFLLAFIIAFVLGMISSVIPFSKNFFEYLIQFFKNVPPISMIPLLILWCGIGETTKTIIIILASFFPMYMNIVKGFTGCDKKLIEVGKSFGYSRLECFSKIILPNAISDILVGMRVGLGYAWRAIIAAEMVAASTGLGHMILFSQTMSRTDRVIVGIVVIGLVGYLTDKIFGLVLNKVLKGKAENGWN, from the coding sequence ATGAAAAAAAGAAAAATCGGCTCGTTGAAATTTATTCCTGCGATACTCACTGTTTTTTCAGTTGTGCTTGTTTGGTCTGTCGTATGCAGATTGGGAATAATAAGCTCTTATATACTGCCGTCGCCCGAAAGATGTTTTAACAGCCTTATCGCAATGATAAAATCCGGAGATATTTTTGTTGACATCGGGATAAGCCTTTCGCGAGTGGCAAGGGGATTTTTGCTGGCGTTTATCATCGCCTTTGTTTTAGGAATGATAAGTTCGGTAATTCCGTTTTCAAAAAATTTTTTTGAATATTTAATTCAATTTTTTAAAAACGTTCCTCCGATCAGCATGATTCCTCTTCTTATTTTGTGGTGCGGAATCGGAGAAACCACCAAGACAATAATAATAATTCTCGCTTCGTTTTTTCCTATGTATATGAATATCGTTAAAGGCTTTACCGGTTGCGACAAAAAATTGATAGAAGTCGGAAAATCTTTCGGATATTCACGCTTGGAATGTTTTTCAAAAATTATTCTTCCGAATGCAATTTCCGACATTTTAGTGGGAATGAGAGTCGGGCTCGGCTACGCATGGAGGGCGATAATCGCCGCGGAAATGGTTGCGGCCTCTACAGGGCTCGGCCACATGATTTTATTTTCACAGACAATGTCCAGAACGGACAGAGTGATAGTAGGGATCGTCGTAATAGGGTTGGTAGGCTATCTTACCGACAAGATTTTCGGACTTGTCTTAAACAAAGTTCTGAAAGGAAAGGCGGAAAATGGCTGGAATTAA